Proteins encoded by one window of Manihot esculenta cultivar AM560-2 chromosome 10, M.esculenta_v8, whole genome shotgun sequence:
- the LOC110624911 gene encoding OVARIAN TUMOR DOMAIN-containing deubiquitinating enzyme 9 isoform X1 has product MIMYDQDPDVVRWGLHTLVDVCALPSSGPSNSITQYGVDECQVGYVVEGYNEAGNANNVENDAVIACALQEELSRVAAAEASGLHNPGQESILVQDWLASPGRCNGSEHQNDDHRKNKIDADERSKKEADDFSKYRSEECDTIPNSFSSPNSGDESFHMEDVSHSLEIADESTLDGEVGKRLNQMVPIPHVPKINGELPSEDEEISDHQRLLDRLKVYDLVESKVQGDGNCQFQISQFRALSDQLYRSAEHHKVVRERIIFQLKSYPQKYEGYVPMAYSDYLKKMSRTGEWGDHVTLQAAADTYGVKIFVVTSFKDTCYIEILPQIKMSERVIFLSFWAEVHYNSIYPEGELPHYETKKKKKWWIL; this is encoded by the exons ATGATTATGTATGACCAAGATCCTGATGTTGTTCGATGGGGTCTCCATACCCTAGTAGATGTTTGTGCACTTCCTAGTTCTGGTCCATCTAACAGTATTACTCAGTATGGAGTAGATGAATGTCAAGTGGGGTATGTTGTAGAAGGTTATAATGAAGCAGGGAATGCAAATAATGTAGAGAATGATGCAGTTATTGCATGTGCTCTTCAAGAGGAACTTTCTCGGGTTGCTGCTGCAGAAGCTTCTGGGCTTCATAATCCTGGACAAGAATCAATTCTTGTGCAGGATTGGCTTGCCTCTCCTGGAAGATGCAATGGTTCTG AGCACCAGAATGATGATCACAGAAAAAACAAGATTGATGCTGATGAGCGCAGCAAAAAGGAGGCAGATGATTTTAGCAAATATAGAAGTGAAGAATGTGATACCATCCCGAATTCTTTTTCATCTCCTAACAGTGGAGATGAATCCTTTCATATGGAAGATGTGTCACATTCCTTGGAGATAGCAGATGAGTCTACTCTTGATGGTGAAGTGGGCAAGAGACTAAATCAGATGGTTCCTATTCCT CACGTCCCTAAAATTAATGGAGAATTGCCATCAGAAGATGAAGAGATTTCAGATCATCAAAGGCTGTTAGACAG GTTGAAGGTATATGATTTGGTTGAGAGTAAGGTCCAAGGAGATGGAAACTGTCAG TTCCAAATTTCCCAGTTTCGTGCCTTATCAGACCAACTTTATCGTTCTGCTGAGCACCACAAAGTTGTAAGGGAACGAATTATTTTTCAG CTCAAGTCTTACCCCCAGAAGTATGAAGGTTATGTTCCTATGGCATATAGTGACTACTTGAAGAAAATGAGCAG GACCGGTGAATGGGGAGATCATGTCACATTGCAAGCTGCTGCAGACACG TATGGTGTGAAGATATTTGTAGTGACTTCATTTAAGGATACATGTTACATTGAGATCCTTCCGCAAATTAAGATGTCCGAGAGAG TTATTTTCTTGAGCTTTTGGGCAGAGGTGCACTACAATTCAATATATCCAGAAGGAG AGTTACCTCATTATGAAactaagaaaaagaagaaatggTGGATACTTTGA
- the LOC110624015 gene encoding serine/threonine-protein kinase PCRK1: MKCFYLFDKEKNEEPKTTKSVFAPSTSTSISMSTDRDVKRSGSDFNSQNVSDFSSESSAKNSFAVLSQRQSNLRVFTSSELKTATKNFSRSLMIGEGGFGSVYRGVIRSSEDSSKKIDIAVKQLSRRGLQGHKEWVTEVNVLGVVEHPNLVKLLGYCAEDDERGIQRLLVYEYMPNRSVQDRLSSRFQTPLPWAARVKIAQDAARGLAYLHEGMDFQIIFRDFKSSNILLDDQWNAKLSDFGLARLGPSDGLSHVSTAVVGTIGYAAPEYIQTGRLTAKSDVWGYGIFLYELITGRRPLDRNRPKDEQKLLEWVKPHLSNIKKFRLILDPRLEGKYNIKSAQKLAVVANQCLVRQAKARPKMSEVLEMVNKIADATDLGSPLLPLKSLTPKSASEISRREQYKRKLLNLITGEERCLDWRNWKHKATR, encoded by the exons ATGAAGTGCTTTTACTTGTTTGATAAAGAGAAAAATGAAGAACCAAAGACCACAAAATCTGTTTTTGCCCCCTCTACTTCCACTTCCATATCAATGTCGACTGATCGTGATGTGAAAAGATCTGGGTCAGATTTCAATTCCCAGAATGTCTCAGATTTTAGCTCAGAATCCTCTGCAAAGAACTCGTTTGCTGTTTTGTCTCAAAGACAAAGTAATCTTAGGGTCTTCACATCCTCAGAACTGAAGACAGCCACAAAGAATTTTAGCCGCTCTCTCATGATTGGAGAAGGTGGATTTGGTAGTGTCTATAGGGGAGTAATTCGGAGCAGTGAAGATTCAAGTAAGAAAATAGATATTGCTGTTAAACAACTGAGCAGGAGAGGGCTACAG GGTCACAAGGAGTGGGTGACAGAAGTAAATGTTTTAGGAGTTGTTGAACATCCAAATCTTGTCAAATTATTGGGCTACTGTGCTGAGGATGATGAAAGAGGAATCCAGCGCCTGTTAGTGTATGAATATATGCCCAACAGAAGTGTGCAAGATCGCTTGTCAAGTCGGTTTCAAACACCTCTTCCTTGGGCTGCCAGAGTTAAAATTGCCCAGGATGCTGCCCGAGGCTTAGCATACCTTCATGAAGGAATGGATTTTCAG ATTATCTTCAGAGATTTCAAGTCTTCCAACATACTACTAGATGATCAATGGAATGCTAAGCTGTCAGATTTTGGGTTGGCCAGATTGGGGCCTTCAGATGGATTGAGTCATGTTTCCACTGCG GTTGTTGGAACCATAGGATATGCAGCCCCTGAATATATTCAAACCGGCCGTCTCACAGCTAAAAGTGATGTATGGGGATACGGGATTTTCCTTTATGAGCTTATTACTGGTAGACGTCCATTAGATCGCAACCGTCCTAAAGACGAGCAAAAGCTTTTGGAATGGGTCAAGCCACATCTTTCTAATATAAAGAAGTTCAGGTTGATTTTGGACCCAAGGCTTGAGGGTAAGTATAACATTAAGTCTGCTCAAAAACTTGCTGTTGTTGCAAACCAGTGCTTGGTTCGACAGGCGAAGGCACGCCCCAAGATGAGTGAAGTTCTCGAAATGGTCAATAAAATTGCTGATGCAACAGATTTGGGAAGCCCCCTACTTCCATTGAAGAGTTTAACTCCAAAATCTGCTTCTGAAATATCTAGACGAGAACAATATAAAAGAAAGCTTCTAAATCTTATAACGGGAGAGGAAAGATGCTTGGATTGGAGAAATTGGAAACACAAAGCTACCAGATGA
- the LOC110624911 gene encoding OVARIAN TUMOR DOMAIN-containing deubiquitinating enzyme 9 isoform X2, which produces MIMYDQDPDVVRWGLHTLVDVCALPSSGPSNSITQYGVDECQVGYVVEGYNEAGNANNVENDAVIACALQEELSRVAAAEASGLHNPGQESILVQDWLASPGRCNGSEHQNDDHRKNKIDADERSKKEADDFSKYRSEECDTIPNSFSSPNSGDESFHMEDVSHSLEIADESTLDGEVGKRLNQMVPIPHVPKINGELPSEDEEISDHQRLLDRLKVYDLVESKVQGDGNCQFRALSDQLYRSAEHHKVVRERIIFQLKSYPQKYEGYVPMAYSDYLKKMSRTGEWGDHVTLQAAADTYGVKIFVVTSFKDTCYIEILPQIKMSERVIFLSFWAEVHYNSIYPEGELPHYETKKKKKWWIL; this is translated from the exons ATGATTATGTATGACCAAGATCCTGATGTTGTTCGATGGGGTCTCCATACCCTAGTAGATGTTTGTGCACTTCCTAGTTCTGGTCCATCTAACAGTATTACTCAGTATGGAGTAGATGAATGTCAAGTGGGGTATGTTGTAGAAGGTTATAATGAAGCAGGGAATGCAAATAATGTAGAGAATGATGCAGTTATTGCATGTGCTCTTCAAGAGGAACTTTCTCGGGTTGCTGCTGCAGAAGCTTCTGGGCTTCATAATCCTGGACAAGAATCAATTCTTGTGCAGGATTGGCTTGCCTCTCCTGGAAGATGCAATGGTTCTG AGCACCAGAATGATGATCACAGAAAAAACAAGATTGATGCTGATGAGCGCAGCAAAAAGGAGGCAGATGATTTTAGCAAATATAGAAGTGAAGAATGTGATACCATCCCGAATTCTTTTTCATCTCCTAACAGTGGAGATGAATCCTTTCATATGGAAGATGTGTCACATTCCTTGGAGATAGCAGATGAGTCTACTCTTGATGGTGAAGTGGGCAAGAGACTAAATCAGATGGTTCCTATTCCT CACGTCCCTAAAATTAATGGAGAATTGCCATCAGAAGATGAAGAGATTTCAGATCATCAAAGGCTGTTAGACAG GTTGAAGGTATATGATTTGGTTGAGAGTAAGGTCCAAGGAGATGGAAACTGTCAG TTTCGTGCCTTATCAGACCAACTTTATCGTTCTGCTGAGCACCACAAAGTTGTAAGGGAACGAATTATTTTTCAG CTCAAGTCTTACCCCCAGAAGTATGAAGGTTATGTTCCTATGGCATATAGTGACTACTTGAAGAAAATGAGCAG GACCGGTGAATGGGGAGATCATGTCACATTGCAAGCTGCTGCAGACACG TATGGTGTGAAGATATTTGTAGTGACTTCATTTAAGGATACATGTTACATTGAGATCCTTCCGCAAATTAAGATGTCCGAGAGAG TTATTTTCTTGAGCTTTTGGGCAGAGGTGCACTACAATTCAATATATCCAGAAGGAG AGTTACCTCATTATGAAactaagaaaaagaagaaatggTGGATACTTTGA
- the LOC110624911 gene encoding OVARIAN TUMOR DOMAIN-containing deubiquitinating enzyme 9 isoform X4 — MIMYDQDPDVVRWGLHTLVDVCALPSSGPSNSITQYGVDECQVGYVVEGYNEAGNANNVENDAVIACALQEELSRVAAAEASGLHNPGQESILVQDWLASPGRCNGSEHQNDDHRKNKIDADERSKKEADDFSKYRSEECDTIPNSFSSPNSGDESFHMEDVSHSLEIADESTLDGEVGKRLNQMVPIPHVPKINGELPSEDEEISDHQRLLDRLKVYDLVESKVQGDGNCQFQISQFRALSDQLYRSAEHHKVVRERIIFQLKSYPQKYEGYVPMAYSDYLKKMSRTGEWGDHVTLQAAADTLFS; from the exons ATGATTATGTATGACCAAGATCCTGATGTTGTTCGATGGGGTCTCCATACCCTAGTAGATGTTTGTGCACTTCCTAGTTCTGGTCCATCTAACAGTATTACTCAGTATGGAGTAGATGAATGTCAAGTGGGGTATGTTGTAGAAGGTTATAATGAAGCAGGGAATGCAAATAATGTAGAGAATGATGCAGTTATTGCATGTGCTCTTCAAGAGGAACTTTCTCGGGTTGCTGCTGCAGAAGCTTCTGGGCTTCATAATCCTGGACAAGAATCAATTCTTGTGCAGGATTGGCTTGCCTCTCCTGGAAGATGCAATGGTTCTG AGCACCAGAATGATGATCACAGAAAAAACAAGATTGATGCTGATGAGCGCAGCAAAAAGGAGGCAGATGATTTTAGCAAATATAGAAGTGAAGAATGTGATACCATCCCGAATTCTTTTTCATCTCCTAACAGTGGAGATGAATCCTTTCATATGGAAGATGTGTCACATTCCTTGGAGATAGCAGATGAGTCTACTCTTGATGGTGAAGTGGGCAAGAGACTAAATCAGATGGTTCCTATTCCT CACGTCCCTAAAATTAATGGAGAATTGCCATCAGAAGATGAAGAGATTTCAGATCATCAAAGGCTGTTAGACAG GTTGAAGGTATATGATTTGGTTGAGAGTAAGGTCCAAGGAGATGGAAACTGTCAG TTCCAAATTTCCCAGTTTCGTGCCTTATCAGACCAACTTTATCGTTCTGCTGAGCACCACAAAGTTGTAAGGGAACGAATTATTTTTCAG CTCAAGTCTTACCCCCAGAAGTATGAAGGTTATGTTCCTATGGCATATAGTGACTACTTGAAGAAAATGAGCAG GACCGGTGAATGGGGAGATCATGTCACATTGCAAGCTGCTGCAGACACG TTATTTTCTTGA
- the LOC110624911 gene encoding OVARIAN TUMOR DOMAIN-containing deubiquitinating enzyme 9 isoform X5, with the protein MIMYDQDPDVVRWGLHTLVDVCALPSSGPSNSITQYGVDECQVGYVVEGYNEAGNANNVENDAVIACALQEELSRVAAAEASGLHNPGQESILVQDWLASPGRCNGSEHQNDDHRKNKIDADERSKKEADDFSKYRSEECDTIPNSFSSPNSGDESFHMEDVSHSLEIADESTLDGEVGKRLNQMVPIPHVPKINGELPSEDEEISDHQRLLDRLKVYDLVESKVQGDGNCQFQISQFRALSDQLYRSAEHHKVVRERIIFQLKSYPQKYEGYVPMAYSDYLKKMSRTGEWGDHVTLQAAADTAV; encoded by the exons ATGATTATGTATGACCAAGATCCTGATGTTGTTCGATGGGGTCTCCATACCCTAGTAGATGTTTGTGCACTTCCTAGTTCTGGTCCATCTAACAGTATTACTCAGTATGGAGTAGATGAATGTCAAGTGGGGTATGTTGTAGAAGGTTATAATGAAGCAGGGAATGCAAATAATGTAGAGAATGATGCAGTTATTGCATGTGCTCTTCAAGAGGAACTTTCTCGGGTTGCTGCTGCAGAAGCTTCTGGGCTTCATAATCCTGGACAAGAATCAATTCTTGTGCAGGATTGGCTTGCCTCTCCTGGAAGATGCAATGGTTCTG AGCACCAGAATGATGATCACAGAAAAAACAAGATTGATGCTGATGAGCGCAGCAAAAAGGAGGCAGATGATTTTAGCAAATATAGAAGTGAAGAATGTGATACCATCCCGAATTCTTTTTCATCTCCTAACAGTGGAGATGAATCCTTTCATATGGAAGATGTGTCACATTCCTTGGAGATAGCAGATGAGTCTACTCTTGATGGTGAAGTGGGCAAGAGACTAAATCAGATGGTTCCTATTCCT CACGTCCCTAAAATTAATGGAGAATTGCCATCAGAAGATGAAGAGATTTCAGATCATCAAAGGCTGTTAGACAG GTTGAAGGTATATGATTTGGTTGAGAGTAAGGTCCAAGGAGATGGAAACTGTCAG TTCCAAATTTCCCAGTTTCGTGCCTTATCAGACCAACTTTATCGTTCTGCTGAGCACCACAAAGTTGTAAGGGAACGAATTATTTTTCAG CTCAAGTCTTACCCCCAGAAGTATGAAGGTTATGTTCCTATGGCATATAGTGACTACTTGAAGAAAATGAGCAG GACCGGTGAATGGGGAGATCATGTCACATTGCAAGCTGCTGCAGACACG GCTGTTTAG
- the LOC110624911 gene encoding OVARIAN TUMOR DOMAIN-containing deubiquitinating enzyme 9 isoform X3, whose protein sequence is MIMYDQDPDVVRWGLHTLVDVCALPSSGPSNSITQYGVDECQVGYVVEGYNEAGNANNVENDAVIACALQEELSRVAAAEASGLHNPGQESILVQDWLASPGRCNGSEHQNDDHRKNKIDADERSKKEADDFSKYRSEECDTIPNSFSSPNSGDESFHMEDVSHSLEIADESTLDGEVGKRLNQMVPIPHVPKINGELPSEDEEISDHQRLLDRLKVYDLVESKVQGDGNCQFQISQFRALSDQLYRSAEHHKVVRERIIFQLKSYPQKYEGYVPMAYSDYLKKMSRTGEWGDHVTLQAAADTLLWHIQAV, encoded by the exons ATGATTATGTATGACCAAGATCCTGATGTTGTTCGATGGGGTCTCCATACCCTAGTAGATGTTTGTGCACTTCCTAGTTCTGGTCCATCTAACAGTATTACTCAGTATGGAGTAGATGAATGTCAAGTGGGGTATGTTGTAGAAGGTTATAATGAAGCAGGGAATGCAAATAATGTAGAGAATGATGCAGTTATTGCATGTGCTCTTCAAGAGGAACTTTCTCGGGTTGCTGCTGCAGAAGCTTCTGGGCTTCATAATCCTGGACAAGAATCAATTCTTGTGCAGGATTGGCTTGCCTCTCCTGGAAGATGCAATGGTTCTG AGCACCAGAATGATGATCACAGAAAAAACAAGATTGATGCTGATGAGCGCAGCAAAAAGGAGGCAGATGATTTTAGCAAATATAGAAGTGAAGAATGTGATACCATCCCGAATTCTTTTTCATCTCCTAACAGTGGAGATGAATCCTTTCATATGGAAGATGTGTCACATTCCTTGGAGATAGCAGATGAGTCTACTCTTGATGGTGAAGTGGGCAAGAGACTAAATCAGATGGTTCCTATTCCT CACGTCCCTAAAATTAATGGAGAATTGCCATCAGAAGATGAAGAGATTTCAGATCATCAAAGGCTGTTAGACAG GTTGAAGGTATATGATTTGGTTGAGAGTAAGGTCCAAGGAGATGGAAACTGTCAG TTCCAAATTTCCCAGTTTCGTGCCTTATCAGACCAACTTTATCGTTCTGCTGAGCACCACAAAGTTGTAAGGGAACGAATTATTTTTCAG CTCAAGTCTTACCCCCAGAAGTATGAAGGTTATGTTCCTATGGCATATAGTGACTACTTGAAGAAAATGAGCAG GACCGGTGAATGGGGAGATCATGTCACATTGCAAGCTGCTGCAGACACG CTGTTATGGCATATACAGGCTGTTTAG